The nucleotide window CTACGATTTACTCCCTGAATGTGATGCCATGATCACAGATGTTAAAGAAAAATCTCTGGTGATACAGGTGGCGGATTGCCAGGCCATACTGATTTATGATCCTGTGGGGCAGGTGATTGCGAATGTTCATTCAGGTTGGCGCTCAAGCATAAAAAATATAATCGGACGAACCATATATACTATGCAAGAGGAATTTGACTCAAAGCCGTGTCATATGGTTACCGGTATCAGCCCTTCACTTGGCCCATGCTGTGCGGAATTTGTAAACTATAAAGATGAGATTCCCCAAGAATTTTGGAAATTTAAGGATGATTCAGATCATTTTGATTTTTGGGCCATCAGCTTCAACCAGCTTTGTGATGCAGGGGTTTTAAAGAAGAATATATATTTAAGCGAAATATGCACCCGTTGCAATACTGATTTATTTTTTTCCTTTCGCGGCGAAGGGACCACGGGAAGGTTTGCTAGTGTGATTGGTTTGAAATGATTAACGGAATGCTTTTTTGAATGTATTTTTAAATAGGCTAAATTATTACTGTAGATTGTAATAAGTTAGCACTTTG belongs to Thermodesulfobacteriota bacterium and includes:
- the pgeF gene encoding peptidoglycan editing factor PgeF — protein: MSLISVNRNGTSFYQFPNLSRFSNIDHGIFTRKNGYSKMPYQSLNTSYSTGDDIRNVRLNRSVIAKCFDSNELIFAKQVHGTKAMVFTQQAIPRKKNCYDLLPECDAMITDVKEKSLVIQVADCQAILIYDPVGQVIANVHSGWRSSIKNIIGRTIYTMQEEFDSKPCHMVTGISPSLGPCCAEFVNYKDEIPQEFWKFKDDSDHFDFWAISFNQLCDAGVLKKNIYLSEICTRCNTDLFFSFRGEGTTGRFASVIGLK